Proteins from one Oryza sativa Japonica Group chromosome 12, ASM3414082v1 genomic window:
- the LOC9267614 gene encoding uncharacterized protein isoform X1 has protein sequence MATHHHHHHHRPPPPPSPRRLLRPVSVPAPPHPRRRPRPPLASLQPPPPPLPPLPGKRSSDPVEANRESAAAAAAVLEEETGAREEEEGYVANVGAGAYPAAGLPAHLRAGVGDPVFFLLAFVAVATSAAFTSMVAVAIPTMLAMRRAANSFTLLADAALEELPSTMAAVRLSGMEISDLTLELSDLSQEIADGVNKSAKVAQAVETGLGQMRDLAMQQATSMIEERANLQTIPNSAKKSNGSSTRQRRQEKGKDHSTDRMEP, from the exons ATGgcaacccaccaccaccaccaccaccaccgccctcctcctccgccgtctccccgccgcctcctccgccccgtctccgtccccgcgccgccgcacccacgccgccgcccgcgccctcccctcgcTTCCCTCCAACCCCCAccgcctccccttcctcctctccccggcAAGCGCTCTTCCGACCCCGTCGAGGCCAACcgcgagtcggcggcggcggcggcggcggtgttggaggaggagaccggagcgagggaggaggaggaggggtacGTGGCGAACGTGGGAGCAGGGGCGTACCCCGCTGCCGGCCTCCCGGCGCATCTCCGGGCGGGGGTGGGCGACCCGGTGTTCTTCCTCCTggccttcgtcgccgtcgcg ACGTCGGCGGCGTTCACGAGCATGGTGGCCGTGGCCATCCCTACGATGCTA GCTATGAGGAGAGCCGCAAATTCATTTACTTTGCTCGCTGATGCAGCTCTTGAGGAGTTACCTAGTACAATGGCAGCTGTAAGACTCTCTGGCATGGAAATTAGTGATCTCACCCTTGAACTTAGTGACTTGAG CCAGGAGATAGCAGATGGTGTGAACAAGTCGGCCAAGGTTGCTCAGGCAGTGGAAACTGGCCTAGGGCAAATGCGTGATCTGGCGATGCAGCAGGCAACAT CAATGATTGAAGAGCGAGCAAACTTGCAAACTATCCCAAATTCAGCTAAGAAGTCGAATGGTTCTTCGACCCGACAGCGGCGACAGGAGAAAGGAAAGGACCATTCAACCGATAGAATGGAACCTTGA
- the LOC9267614 gene encoding uncharacterized protein isoform X2, giving the protein MATHHHHHHHRPPPPPSPRRLLRPVSVPAPPHPRRRPRPPLASLQPPPPPLPPLPGKRSSDPVEANRESAAAAAAVLEEETGAREEEEGYVANVGAGAYPAAGLPAHLRAGVGDPVFFLLAFVAVATSAAFTSMVAVAIPTMLLLRSYLVQWQLQEIADGVNKSAKVAQAVETGLGQMRDLAMQQATSMIEERANLQTIPNSAKKSNGSSTRQRRQEKGKDHSTDRMEP; this is encoded by the exons ATGgcaacccaccaccaccaccaccaccaccgccctcctcctccgccgtctccccgccgcctcctccgccccgtctccgtccccgcgccgccgcacccacgccgccgcccgcgccctcccctcgcTTCCCTCCAACCCCCAccgcctccccttcctcctctccccggcAAGCGCTCTTCCGACCCCGTCGAGGCCAACcgcgagtcggcggcggcggcggcggcggtgttggaggaggagaccggagcgagggaggaggaggaggggtacGTGGCGAACGTGGGAGCAGGGGCGTACCCCGCTGCCGGCCTCCCGGCGCATCTCCGGGCGGGGGTGGGCGACCCGGTGTTCTTCCTCCTggccttcgtcgccgtcgcg ACGTCGGCGGCGTTCACGAGCATGGTGGCCGTGGCCATCCCTACGATGCTA CTCTTGAGGAGTTACCTAGTACAATGGCAGCT CCAGGAGATAGCAGATGGTGTGAACAAGTCGGCCAAGGTTGCTCAGGCAGTGGAAACTGGCCTAGGGCAAATGCGTGATCTGGCGATGCAGCAGGCAACAT CAATGATTGAAGAGCGAGCAAACTTGCAAACTATCCCAAATTCAGCTAAGAAGTCGAATGGTTCTTCGACCCGACAGCGGCGACAGGAGAAAGGAAAGGACCATTCAACCGATAGAATGGAACCTTGA